GAATACCGGCGGCGATGAGGTGGGGTTTGTCCGCCGCCGCCTTGCGCAACGCTTCCCCTTCCCCCTCCGCTTCAATGACATGAGCTTCCAGGTGGCCGAGAAACTTGCGGATAAGGGCGCGGTCTTCGTCATTGGCATCCACCACCAGCATTGTGGGACGCGTATCCGGCAGGGCGACGCGGAAGGTGGTTCCCTTGTTCGTTTCCGATTCCACCGTGATCGTGCCATCGTGGGCGGTAATTGCTTCATGGCAGAAAGGGAGGCCAAGCCCGGTTCCTTTTTCGCCGCCGGTGCCGAGGGTGGTGGTTTTCACATCCGGCCTGAAAAGCATCGGGATCATCTCTTGTTTGATGCCAACGCCGTTGTCCGCCACGGCAAAGGTATACTGCCGGTCCTTCGGCGCGTCCACCGTCACGGTGCCGCCGGGGCGGGAAAACTTCAGGGCGTTGGAAAGCAGGTTTTCCATGACCTGCCAGATCAGTTCATGATCGGCGTAGATGTGGCGTCCGGTTGGGATTGCCACGGATATGGTTACTTCTTTGACCGCCGCCAGCGGGGCGGCCACCGCCACGGCCTCATGCACCAGCGCCGCAAGATCGAAGAACCGTTTGCGCGCGGTGAGCTTGCCGGTTTGCAGCAGGTTGATGTCGAGCAGCCGTTCGATGATGTTCTGCATTGCCTCGGCGTTTTCCTGCGCGCGGTTCAGCATAAGGCGATCCTGTTCTTCCAAGACGCCGTCGGCGTTTTTCCGCGCCACCTGAAGCATGGTGAGGATAAGGGCAACCGGAGTTTTGAGGTCGTGCGAAACGAGGGAGACGAACGAGTCTTTCAGCGCGGTGGCCTGTTCGGCTTCTTCCTTGGCGCGGCGCAACTCGGCTTCCTCGGCCTTGCGGCGGCTGATGTCGCGGAAAATCGCCTGATACGCTTTTTGGCCGTTGTAAACGACGCGGGACGACATGACCTCAATTGTAAGCAGTGCGCCGGCCGCGCCGAACATTTGGTATTCCACCGGGGGAAGCGATTCCGCCTCGGTGGTTTGCAACCGGAGGCGTTCCCGCAACTTCGGCAAAGAATCGGGGTGCAGGTAATCGCGCAGGTGCTTGTTTGCGGCGATATCCTCTTTGGTTCCGCCAACTATCCGCACGCAGGCATCGTTGGCGTAGAGAATGGTACCATCGGCATGGATGACGATGGGGTCGGGGGCCAACTCAACGAGCCGATGGTAGGATTCCTTCGCTTCGTTCAACCGTTGTTCGTTGAGCATGAGCCGTTCGTGCAACTCGGCGTTTTCTATGGTTGCCGCGATGCGGTCGATGAAGCGGCCCAAGGCCTCTTCATCCTCACCGGTGAAAACGCCCGTCTTTTTATCGGTGATATTGAACACTCCCAACACCCCTCCTTTGCAGGCGATGGGATAGACGATGAAGGCCTCTTTTTTATAATCTTTGTGGGTAATAAGGGAGGCCAGCCCGCATTTGGCGGTTGCCTCACAGTTGAATATTTCCCCCTGCTGAACGACCCGCGCGGCGATGGAATTACCGGCCAGCGGTTGGCGGTAGCCCAGCACCCGGCCCGGAATCGAGGCGCGCACCACCAACTCGCGGGTCTCGCGGTCGATGAGCATGATGGAGCCGCGTTCCGCCTCGAATTGCTGCAGAACCAGTGCGAGGCATAGATTGAGTCTCTGATCCAGCGTTCCATCCGGCGCGGCCAGAACGGCGGCGATGTTCATGGCGCGCTCAGCTTCGCGCAACCGCCGGGTTAATTCTTGTTGATTGCCGAGCGGCATCTCTCTGCGGATTTTTGGGGAGATACCCCCCGATTTTTTTGTCAACTGTTCCATAAATTATTCAATATAATCCATGCAGAATGTTCCTTAAACTCCCCGCTTAATGCCCTGCGTTGCCGTTTGCCAAGGGGTGCCCGGACAAGCACCCCCATGCAGCCTCGCAGTTTCTCTCACCTTAGTTCGCGAATTGAACCTTTTAATTATGTTGCAATAAAAATGCCATCCACATTGTCCCCTATATCCGCAAAATATCAAGTGTTACACAAAAATACGATAAAACTTTTTCGCCAATTGTGCATAATATCATACTTGCAGGCTAATATTTATTGCATCGCCCTATTTGCCCAATTTGCGCGAAATCCGGCTATTTGAGAACGGCTATCTGTTCGGGGCGTTCAAGGATGATCTCGGGGCGGCCACCGTGGCGGATGGCGGTTCCGGTCACCCGCACCGTTTTTCCCTTGTAGTAGCGTTCGGGATTTTTGGGGAACGCGGCGAATCTTTTTTCAAATATCACCAGTGTGAGGGTGTGCTTGTAGTCTTTATCGAAGTTGAGGAAGCAGGCCTTGCCGCTGTTGTGGGTGGCGGCGATAAGTCCCTCGACGGTTACCGTTTTCCCTTCATGCTTCTCCGCCTCCCGCCACGGTATCGCGGCGGCGGGGGAGGGCGGCGGCGCGGTTTTTGGTTCCAGCGGATAGCGGACTATTATTCCATCGAGCGCCGCATCAAACTGATCACGCCCTTCGGGGTTCAAGGCGCCGTAGCGTTCGATGATGTTCGCCAGCCGTCCGTCGCGCGGGGAATAGTCCCACAGCCCGCGGTGCGCGCGGCGGGCCTCATTTTCCAGCCCCAGGAATTGCGTCAGCCGCGGGTGTGTCCCCTTGGCATAGGCAAAGGCATAGCCGTTGCGGATCAGTTCTTCGTTCAGCATCTTCTTTCCCGCATAGACGTAGGCGAGCAGGCGGTGGTAGGGATCGCGCTCATCGCCGGGGATGATTTCCAGCGTTACGTTTTGGCCATCCAACGTTTTCAGCAAAAAATCCGCCGCCTCACGGGAAAATCGCTGTACCGGCAGTTCCGGGTGGTGCAGCTCCGGCGCGTCGATTCCGATGAGGCGGATATGTTCGCCGTTGGCCAACTCCAGCGTATCGCCATCGATGACCTTTTTCACGGCGAACGGGCCTTTGACAACGTATTGATCCGCGCGCGAAGCGGCTGGCACGAGGAAGAGCAGCGCGGCGGCCAGCAGCGCGAACCGCCGCATCCGGTTATACCCCCGCCGGTTCGGGAAGCAGCGCGTAGTCCTGCGCGCGGCGGCGGGGGATGAAGCCTGCGTCGCGGACGAGGCGGCGGATGTCCTTTTCACCAAGGCGGAACGAAACGCCCGCGGCCTTAACCACGTTTTCCTCTATCATGGTGCTTCCCATATCGTTCGCGCCGAAGAAGAGCGCCATCTGCGCCACCTTGCTTCCCTGCGTCACCCACGATGCCTGGATGTTCGGGATGTTGTCGAGGAAGATGCGGCTGACGGCGAGCGTCCGGATGTAGTCCAGCGCGCCGATTTTCTTTCGTATTCCCTTGTTTTTCAGCGGGGTGTTGTCCGGCTGGAAGGGCCAAGGGATGAAGGCGGTGAAGCCGCCGGTTTCGTCTTGCAATTCCCTCAATTTTTCCAAATGCTCCACGCGCTCCTCCAGCGTTTCGATGTGGCCGAACATCATGGTGGCGGTGGTTTTGAGGCCGAGCTTGTGCGCGGTCCGCATCACCTCCAGCCATTCGGCGGCGGAGCATTTGTTGGGGGAGAGCCGGTTGCGGACGCGGTCCACCAGTATTTCCGCGCCGCCGCCAGGGATGCTGTCAAGCCCGGCTTCTTTCAGGCGGCGGATGGTCTCTTCCGTTGAAAGGCCGCTTAGCGCGGCGATGTGGCGGATTTCCGGCGGGGAGAAGGCGTGGAGGTGGATGTCGAAATCGGCCTTTATCCGGCGCAGGAGGTTTTCGTAGTCGCCGATTTTCCAAGCCGGGTGCAACCCGCCCTGCATCAGAATCTGGATGCCGCCGAGTTCTTTTGTTTCATGGATTTTTTGTTTGATCTCCTCGTAGGGGAGGATGTATCCCTCGTCCGATTTGGCGGTGCGGAAAAAAGCGCAGAAGAGGCAGCCGGAGACGCATATGTTGGTGTAGTTGATGTTCCGGTCAATGATGTAGGAAACGACGTTATCAGGATGGAAACGGCGGCGCATTTCGTCCGCCCGCTTTCCCAGCGCGATGAGATCGCCGCTTTGCAGCAGGGCCAGCGCTTCCGCGTTGGTGATCCTGTTCACGCCTGCACCGCCGGATTGCGGGTTATCTCCACCTGCTTGAGGCCGCGCTCGGTCGCTTCCCGGATAAGGAAGGAGTAAAGTTCCAGCGTAACGGTTTCGCCTTTGCGCGGAATGTGGTCCAGCGAGGTGAGTATGTAGCCGGCGAGGGTCTCGTAGTCCCCCAGCGGCAGGTTGAGGCCGAAGCGGTCGTTGAGGTGGTCGATCTCGGCGGTGCCGTCGGCAACCCAGCGGTTGGGGGCGGTTTCGCGGGCCTGCGGCGATTCCTGCTCGCGGTCGTATTCGTCCTCTATCTCCCCGAAAATTTCCTCCACCATGTCTTCGCGGGTGACGATGCCGATGGCGTCGGAGTATTCGTTCACCACCACGGCCATCTGCACGCCGGTCTGCTGCATCTCGGAAAGGAGGTCGTCCACTTTTTTCTTTTTGTAGACGTAGAAGGCGGGGCGGGTGATGGGGGCGGCGGTGCGCGCGGCGGAACCGTAGCGCAGGATGTCGAAGGCGTTCACGATGCCGATAATGTTAAAAAACCTTTCGCTGAAGACCGGCATGCGGGAGAACCGGGTTTCCTCGAATTTGCGCCGCACGCTTTCCATCGGTTCGTTGCGCTCCACGGCGGTGAGATGGATCAGCGGCACCATGCACTGTTCCACGGTGATGTTGCGCAGTCCGAAGATGCGGTTGATCATCTTCTGCTCGTCGGGGTGCAGGTCGAGTTTTTTGTCGCCGACGCGGAGGATGTGGCGAATTTCCTCCAGACTCACTTCGCGGATGTCGTGTCCCTCCTCCACGCCGGCGATCCGCATCAGCGCCTTGGTGCCCCCCGCCGTGATCCAAAGGACGGGGGTGAAGAGCTTTTGGGCCAAAGCGAGCGGATAGACGGCGAGGTAAGAGATGCGGTCGGCCCACATCTGGAACAGCGCCTTGGGGAAAATCTCGCCGAAGAGGAGCGTGACCGGCGACATGATGAGGACGGTCCAGAGGTCGGGGTCGATCATATCAAGCCGGCTGACGTACGCGGTCATAATGGCGGTGCCGGTCACCACGAAGAGGTTGGTGCCGATGGAGGTCGTCGCGTACAGGTTCGCCGGATTTTTGAACTGGCGTTCCAGCAGCAGCGCGGCGGAATCCTTTTGCTCTATCAGGTGGGCCAGGCGGTGGCGGTTGAGCGAAATGAGGGCCAACTCGGTGCCGGAGAAAAAGCCCTCCATCACCACGCAGATGGTCACGAGAATGAGCGTTACCGGCAGTTCCATCATTTGCCTTCCTCCTCTCCGCCTTCCGCGGGCGGCGGTTCATCGGCCACCGTCACCAGCAACTGCGAGATGAGGGCCGCCTTGAGCTTCTGCACGGTGAAGGTGAAGCGGCCATGCGTCACCGATTCCCCCCAGCGGGGCATCCGCCCGAAGAGGTGGAATACAAAACCGCCGATGGTCTCGATGTCTTCGTGTTCGAACGCCGCGTTGAAGTGCTCGTTGAAGTCTTCCATCGGCATGCGGCCCGCTATCTGAAAATGCCGCTGATCCACCTGCTTCACGCCGTTCATGGAGGCGGCGCGCTCCTCGCCCACCACGCGCTCAAGGATGTCCTCCAGCGTGACGATTCCCTCCACGCCGCCGTATTCATCCAGGATCACCGCCATGTGGATTTTGCCTTTGCGGAACGCGCGCAGCAGTTCGTCCACTTTTTTGGTGCCGGGGATGAAGTAGGCCTCGCGCAGGAGGTCTTCGGGGCGTTCCGCGGCGGCCAGGGCGGGGTTCATCAGGTCTTTGGTGTAGATGATCCCCGCGATATGGTCGATGGCGCCGCGGTAAACGGGGATGCGGGAAAAATTCGAGTTTATGGCGCGGCGGGCGATCTCGGCGGTTCCCAGCCCAATGTCGACGGCGAAAAGCTGGGTGCGGGGAGTCATCACGTCGATGGCGGTGATGTCCCCCAGCTCGAAGACGTTGAGGATCATCTCTTTTTCCAGCGCTTCGATAACCCCTTTGTCTTCGCCGTGGTCGAGCATCGTTTTAATCTCGTCCTCGGTGATGCCGGCGATTCCTTCGCCGCTTTTTTCGCTGGCGCTGCCGAGGGCGCGGTTGGTGATCCATGTGATGGCCGCCTGCAAGGGGAAGATGATGCGGGCGAAAAGCTGAAGCGGGCCGGCGGCGAAGAGGGCGTAGCGCTCGGCGTATTTCAGGGCGAAGGATTTGGGGGAGATTTCCCCGAACATGAGCAACACCAGCGTGGACGCACCCACCGCCACCGCCACGCCGCTTTCCTGGAAGAAGTGCAACGCCACGATGGTGGAGACGGCGGCGAATGAAACGTTCACCAGTTCGTTGCCGGTGTAGATGGTCACCAGCAGGCGGCGGGGCCTTTCCAGCAGGGCGGCGACGCCGCGGCCCGCTTTTCCTTCGTGTTCGCGCAGGTTTTCCACCTGCAGGCGGGAAAGCGAAAAGAGGGCCACCTCCGCCGCCGAAAAAAAGGCGGACATCAGCAGCAGGATGAAAAGGAGGACGAGGTGGAACAGCAGCCAAGGATCCATAATTATTGCGCTTCGCGCCCCTCAGCGGTTTTTTTGCGCCGGTAAACAATGACCATGCGGAGGATCAGGAAATAGCCCGCCACGCCGGTAACCGCGCCCAGCACGAGGCATCCGATCACGAAGGGGATGCCGACCAGCTTCACCAATTCCACAAAGAGGCTCCAGTTCAGCTCGTTCCAATGGATATTGAAGCCGTGGATTTCGGTGT
This region of Nitrospinota bacterium genomic DNA includes:
- a CDS encoding thermonuclease family protein — encoded protein: MRRFALLAAALLFLVPAASRADQYVVKGPFAVKKVIDGDTLELANGEHIRLIGIDAPELHHPELPVQRFSREAADFLLKTLDGQNVTLEIIPGDERDPYHRLLAYVYAGKKMLNEELIRNGYAFAYAKGTHPRLTQFLGLENEARRAHRGLWDYSPRDGRLANIIERYGALNPEGRDQFDAALDGIIVRYPLEPKTAPPPSPAAAIPWREAEKHEGKTVTVEGLIAATHNSGKACFLNFDKDYKHTLTLVIFEKRFAAFPKNPERYYKGKTVRVTGTAIRHGGRPEIILERPEQIAVLK
- a CDS encoding HlyC/CorC family transporter; its protein translation is MMELPVTLILVTICVVMEGFFSGTELALISLNRHRLAHLIEQKDSAALLLERQFKNPANLYATTSIGTNLFVVTGTAIMTAYVSRLDMIDPDLWTVLIMSPVTLLFGEIFPKALFQMWADRISYLAVYPLALAQKLFTPVLWITAGGTKALMRIAGVEEGHDIREVSLEEIRHILRVGDKKLDLHPDEQKMINRIFGLRNITVEQCMVPLIHLTAVERNEPMESVRRKFEETRFSRMPVFSERFFNIIGIVNAFDILRYGSAARTAAPITRPAFYVYKKKKVDDLLSEMQQTGVQMAVVVNEYSDAIGIVTREDMVEEIFGEIEDEYDREQESPQARETAPNRWVADGTAEIDHLNDRFGLNLPLGDYETLAGYILTSLDHIPRKGETVTLELYSFLIREATERGLKQVEITRNPAVQA
- a CDS encoding PAS domain S-box protein; this translates as MEQLTKKSGGISPKIRREMPLGNQQELTRRLREAERAMNIAAVLAAPDGTLDQRLNLCLALVLQQFEAERGSIMLIDRETRELVVRASIPGRVLGYRQPLAGNSIAARVVQQGEIFNCEATAKCGLASLITHKDYKKEAFIVYPIACKGGVLGVFNITDKKTGVFTGEDEEALGRFIDRIAATIENAELHERLMLNEQRLNEAKESYHRLVELAPDPIVIHADGTILYANDACVRIVGGTKEDIAANKHLRDYLHPDSLPKLRERLRLQTTEAESLPPVEYQMFGAAGALLTIEVMSSRVVYNGQKAYQAIFRDISRRKAEEAELRRAKEEAEQATALKDSFVSLVSHDLKTPVALILTMLQVARKNADGVLEEQDRLMLNRAQENAEAMQNIIERLLDINLLQTGKLTARKRFFDLAALVHEAVAVAAPLAAVKEVTISVAIPTGRHIYADHELIWQVMENLLSNALKFSRPGGTVTVDAPKDRQYTFAVADNGVGIKQEMIPMLFRPDVKTTTLGTGGEKGTGLGLPFCHEAITAHDGTITVESETNKGTTFRVALPDTRPTMLVVDANDEDRALIRKFLGHLEAHVIEAEGEGEALRKAAADKPHLIAAGIHFENKNGTTLLESLRDTPATRLIPVIAMTTDASMENRERAFSLGAKDVLAKPPREQDFIHRIKRLIYC
- a CDS encoding HlyC/CorC family transporter — translated: MDPWLLFHLVLLFILLLMSAFFSAAEVALFSLSRLQVENLREHEGKAGRGVAALLERPRRLLVTIYTGNELVNVSFAAVSTIVALHFFQESGVAVAVGASTLVLLMFGEISPKSFALKYAERYALFAAGPLQLFARIIFPLQAAITWITNRALGSASEKSGEGIAGITEDEIKTMLDHGEDKGVIEALEKEMILNVFELGDITAIDVMTPRTQLFAVDIGLGTAEIARRAINSNFSRIPVYRGAIDHIAGIIYTKDLMNPALAAAERPEDLLREAYFIPGTKKVDELLRAFRKGKIHMAVILDEYGGVEGIVTLEDILERVVGEERAASMNGVKQVDQRHFQIAGRMPMEDFNEHFNAAFEHEDIETIGGFVFHLFGRMPRWGESVTHGRFTFTVQKLKAALISQLLVTVADEPPPAEGGEEEGK
- the mqnC gene encoding dehypoxanthine futalosine cyclase — encoded protein: MNRITNAEALALLQSGDLIALGKRADEMRRRFHPDNVVSYIIDRNINYTNICVSGCLFCAFFRTAKSDEGYILPYEEIKQKIHETKELGGIQILMQGGLHPAWKIGDYENLLRRIKADFDIHLHAFSPPEIRHIAALSGLSTEETIRRLKEAGLDSIPGGGAEILVDRVRNRLSPNKCSAAEWLEVMRTAHKLGLKTTATMMFGHIETLEERVEHLEKLRELQDETGGFTAFIPWPFQPDNTPLKNKGIRKKIGALDYIRTLAVSRIFLDNIPNIQASWVTQGSKVAQMALFFGANDMGSTMIEENVVKAAGVSFRLGEKDIRRLVRDAGFIPRRRAQDYALLPEPAGV